The DNA region ATCTGCCAGAAGCTGGCTGACGGTCAGGGTGACCTTGCCCGCGGACCGGACCTCACCGGCCGCGACGACGGGAGCGGTGGCGGCGAGGGCTGTGCGCATGGCGGGAGAGGATAATCGAGCGTCCAACGCCAGCAACCTCCGTGGGCGTCATACGTCGAAGAGGGCGCATGGTAACGAGATTGGACGGGCACCGAAGCCAGAACGAAAAAAGGTATGGCTTGAAACCCGAGAGAGGCTTGGAGCTCATGTGCCACGGAGAGTTGGCTACGCGAACGGCGGTCACTACCCCTGGATGTACGCGGGTTTCTACCTTAGGACCGTGCAACCGTAGAATTCCGCCTCTCACCGCCGCGGAGCGCATCCAAGTCATGGACCGCCTCACACTATTAAAATCCCTCTCTTTTGGTTCACAGGTGGCCGAAGAGGAAATCCAGGATCTGGGAAAATATTTCGTCCAGACAGATCAATGGAATAGAATCATAAAGGGCGAGATTGATATTATACGCGGGGAGAAGGGCGCCGGGAAAAGCGCTATCTATCTCCTACTCAACCAAAACATCAACGAACTTTTTGACAAAAGAGTCTTGCTAGTCAACGCAGAAAATCCGAAGGGCAGCACCGTATTCAAGGATCTGGTATCAGACCCGCCTGCATCTGAAGCAGAATTTATCTTGCTTTGGAAACTCTACATTCTGGTTCTGATCGTCTCTCAGATGAGAGAATATGGCTTAAGCGGAAAGAACATGGGAGCCGTGCTCCTCGCCTTGGAAGAGGCGCAGCTCATAGAGACCGAGCTGAATCTCAGCGGACTCCTCAGAACGGCGCAGATCCTCGCGCGACGCCTTCTATCCAAGAGCCGCATAGAAACGGGCGTCGAGCTTGAACCTGTGTCAGGCATGCCTGCGGGCATCATCGGCCGCATCTCGCTCGCGGAGCCGGATCGCAAGTTGCGCGAAAGAGGGGTCAATTCCCTTGATGGATATCTGCGCATAGTCAATGATGTTTTGGCCGAAAACAAAATTTCGGTTTGGGTGCTCCTCGATCGACTCGACGTCGCCTTCGCAGAAAATCACACCCTCGAAGCCAACGCGATAAGAGCGCTGCTTCGAGTATACGGGGACCTTAGATCTCTGGACAATATCGCACTCAAGATCTTTCTGCGCGAAGACATATGGAAACGCATTACTGAAAATTTTAGAGAAGCAAGCCACCTAATCCGATACGAGATTGTCGAGTGGACTCAACCAACCCTCTTGAATCTTATACTGAGACGGGTTCTCAATAACGAAACTTTAGTGAGTGAACTAAATCTCGATCCGGTAGCCATTCTTGCGGACGTAAATAAACAAAACGATCT from Methylobacterium sp. NMS14P includes:
- a CDS encoding P-loop ATPase, Sll1717 family, whose translation is MDRLTLLKSLSFGSQVAEEEIQDLGKYFVQTDQWNRIIKGEIDIIRGEKGAGKSAIYLLLNQNINELFDKRVLLVNAENPKGSTVFKDLVSDPPASEAEFILLWKLYILVLIVSQMREYGLSGKNMGAVLLALEEAQLIETELNLSGLLRTAQILARRLLSKSRIETGVELEPVSGMPAGIIGRISLAEPDRKLRERGVNSLDGYLRIVNDVLAENKISVWVLLDRLDVAFAENHTLEANAIRALLRVYGDLRSLDNIALKIFLREDIWKRITENFREASHLIRYEIVEWTQPTLLNLILRRVLNNETLVSELNLDPVAILADVNKQNDLFELIFPPQVEQGTQKSPTFKWMVTRCADGKGKTAPRELIHLLKSIKDQEVRRMERGGGLPPSGQLFDRSVFKAALPAVSDARLKTYIFAEYMSEKPFIERLYRQKTEHTPESLGALWGVNRDTAIRKADQLVELGFFERRGTNQEPTFWIPFLYRDALNSVQGKADADD